In the Leifsonia sp. 466MF genome, one interval contains:
- a CDS encoding C40 family peptidase has product MANENEKSSRVRPGLAIGAGVMGAVTASIGIVAPAQAVDYPSWNDVQQAKNNVANQQAMIDNITSLIGNLQSSVDAARIASEKAAEAYFQAKDALDAATANAADLEKQAGAAAEKAKTSKMRAGLLASHLAKSGGGDVTTDLMLKGGGSGDAADKLLFQLGTMSKLTEQSKAVYEQATKDKNTADALTAQAKSAKTERESLADEADKALAAAQDAQAKAQAALATQQQKSTELVAQLATLKNTSAQTEAAYLQGEQIKAQQEAARRAAAAAAAAAAAANQPSSGGAAPAGGGGGAAPAAPNGNVVDTAIAYASAQLGKPYIFGGEGPTGYDCSGLTMKAYAYAGVYIGSHSVNNQYYTAADRGQLVSYSAKQAGDLIFWGDGPGDFYHVGIYIGGGMMIAAPTEGDVVKVQSVWGSPWRLVARPSA; this is encoded by the coding sequence TTGGCTAACGAGAACGAGAAGAGCAGCCGCGTCCGCCCCGGCCTCGCCATCGGCGCGGGGGTCATGGGTGCGGTCACGGCATCCATCGGCATCGTCGCCCCAGCGCAGGCGGTCGACTACCCGTCGTGGAACGACGTCCAGCAGGCGAAGAACAACGTGGCCAACCAACAGGCGATGATCGACAACATCACGTCGCTGATCGGCAACCTCCAGTCGAGTGTGGATGCGGCCCGCATCGCCTCGGAGAAGGCGGCGGAGGCCTACTTCCAGGCCAAGGACGCCCTCGACGCGGCGACCGCCAACGCCGCCGACCTGGAGAAGCAGGCGGGAGCCGCGGCCGAGAAGGCCAAGACCTCCAAGATGCGCGCCGGCCTTCTGGCGTCGCACCTGGCGAAGTCCGGCGGCGGCGACGTCACCACGGACCTCATGCTCAAGGGCGGCGGATCCGGCGACGCCGCCGACAAGCTCCTGTTCCAGCTCGGGACGATGAGCAAGCTCACCGAGCAGTCGAAGGCCGTCTACGAGCAGGCGACGAAGGACAAGAACACCGCCGACGCGCTGACCGCTCAGGCGAAGTCGGCCAAGACGGAGCGCGAGTCGCTGGCCGACGAAGCCGACAAGGCTCTGGCTGCGGCTCAGGATGCGCAGGCCAAGGCGCAGGCGGCCCTCGCCACCCAGCAGCAGAAGTCGACCGAGCTCGTCGCCCAGCTCGCGACGCTCAAGAACACCTCGGCGCAGACCGAGGCCGCGTACCTGCAGGGCGAGCAGATCAAGGCTCAGCAGGAGGCCGCTCGGCGGGCTGCTGCCGCGGCGGCAGCGGCCGCGGCGGCAGCGAACCAGCCCTCATCGGGTGGTGCAGCGCCGGCGGGCGGCGGTGGGGGAGCGGCCCCTGCGGCACCGAACGGCAACGTCGTCGACACCGCGATCGCATACGCCAGCGCCCAGCTCGGCAAGCCCTACATCTTCGGCGGCGAAGGCCCCACCGGATACGACTGCTCCGGGCTGACGATGAAGGCGTATGCCTACGCCGGCGTCTACATCGGCTCCCACTCCGTGAACAACCAGTACTACACGGCCGCCGATAGGGGCCAGCTGGTCTCGTACAGCGCCAAGCAGGCGGGCGACCTGATCTTCTGGGGCGACGGTCCCGGCGACTTCTACCACGTCGGCATCTACATCGGCGGCGGCATGATGATCGCCGCTCCGACCGAGGGCGACGTCGTCAAGGTCCAGTCCGTCTGGGGTTCCCCCTGGCGCCTCGTGGCCCGTCCCAGCGCCTAG
- a CDS encoding inorganic diphosphatase, with protein MAEYDVVIEIPKGSRNKYEVDHETGRVYLDRVLFTSFVYPTDYGFFENTLGDDGDPLDALVLLEYPLFPGVGVKVRPVGVLNMSDEAGGDAKVIAVPYKDPRWQHIQDVDDIPEQTRKEIEHFFARYKDLEPGKFVNIDGWGDAAEADGLIQKAIAKLAAEGH; from the coding sequence ATGGCCGAATACGACGTCGTCATCGAGATCCCGAAGGGGAGCCGCAACAAGTACGAGGTGGATCACGAGACGGGTCGCGTGTACCTCGACCGCGTGCTGTTCACCAGCTTCGTCTACCCGACCGACTACGGCTTCTTCGAGAACACGCTGGGCGACGACGGCGACCCGCTTGACGCCCTGGTGCTGCTCGAGTACCCGCTGTTCCCGGGGGTCGGCGTGAAGGTCCGCCCGGTGGGCGTCCTCAACATGAGCGACGAAGCAGGCGGCGACGCGAAGGTCATCGCGGTGCCGTACAAGGACCCGCGCTGGCAGCACATCCAGGACGTCGACGACATCCCGGAGCAGACCCGCAAGGAGATCGAGCACTTCTTCGCCCGCTACAAGGACCTCGAGCCGGGCAAGTTCGTGAACATCGACGGCTGGGGCGACGCCGCGGAGGCCGACGGCCTCATCCAGAAGGCCATCGCGAAGCTCGCCGCCGAGGGCCACTGA
- the tilS gene encoding tRNA lysidine(34) synthetase TilS, with protein sequence MHLDGSEAGQASPDPQRRPRLTPPIADARRAVRAALAAAGALPEVDQHDDHGPERPAPLRSGALVLVGLSGGADSLALAAATAFEAPRNGFRAGAVIVDHGLQPGSDAVAARAAEQATALGLEPVLVERVAVEREGGPEGAARAARHAAFDRAMAATGAERILLAHTLDDQAETVLLGLARGSGPSSLQGMLPDTGRLLRPFLGLRRSETRAFCADSRLEPWDDPHNDDPSYTRVRVRAEVLPVMERELGPGVAEALARTAEQLREDDEALDGLALEWALELVSQTADGAVALDVRGLAVDPAALRQRIIRLVVSAEFGVSLTRAHTLAVAALITDWHGQGPVDLPGVRVVRQNGLLTFHPTT encoded by the coding sequence ATGCACCTCGACGGATCGGAGGCCGGGCAGGCCTCGCCCGACCCGCAGCGCCGCCCGCGCCTGACCCCGCCGATCGCCGACGCGCGCCGCGCCGTCCGCGCCGCGCTCGCCGCGGCTGGGGCCCTGCCGGAGGTCGATCAGCACGACGACCACGGCCCCGAGCGGCCGGCGCCCCTGCGATCGGGAGCCCTCGTGCTCGTGGGTCTGAGCGGGGGAGCGGACTCGCTCGCGCTCGCCGCCGCGACCGCCTTCGAGGCGCCGAGGAACGGCTTCCGCGCCGGCGCCGTGATCGTCGACCACGGCCTCCAGCCGGGTTCGGATGCGGTGGCCGCGCGGGCAGCAGAGCAGGCGACCGCGCTCGGCCTCGAGCCGGTGCTGGTCGAACGGGTCGCCGTGGAGCGGGAGGGCGGCCCGGAGGGGGCGGCACGCGCTGCCCGCCACGCCGCGTTCGACCGGGCGATGGCCGCGACCGGCGCTGAGCGCATCCTGCTCGCCCACACTCTCGACGACCAGGCCGAGACGGTCCTGCTCGGTCTCGCGCGCGGTTCTGGTCCGTCGAGCCTGCAGGGGATGCTGCCCGACACTGGCCGCCTGCTGCGCCCGTTCCTCGGTCTCCGCCGCAGTGAGACGCGTGCGTTCTGCGCCGACAGCCGCCTGGAGCCCTGGGACGACCCGCACAACGACGACCCCTCCTACACGCGCGTGCGCGTACGCGCGGAGGTCCTCCCGGTGATGGAGCGGGAGCTCGGCCCGGGTGTGGCCGAAGCCCTGGCGCGGACCGCCGAGCAGCTGCGCGAGGACGACGAGGCGCTCGACGGCCTGGCGCTGGAGTGGGCGCTCGAGCTGGTCAGCCAGACCGCCGACGGCGCGGTCGCGCTCGACGTCCGCGGGCTGGCGGTGGACCCGGCGGCGCTCCGCCAGCGGATCATCCGGCTGGTCGTCTCCGCGGAGTTCGGGGTGTCCCTCACACGTGCTCACACCCTGGCGGTCGCGGCCCTCATCACCGACTGGCACGGGCAGGGGCCGGTCGACCTGCCAGGCGTTAGAGTGGTCAGGCAGAACGGGCTGCTCACGTTTCACCCCACCACGTAA
- the hpt gene encoding hypoxanthine phosphoribosyltransferase, whose translation MELTDVQNDLTEILITEEQIRSRIAELAREVERDYAGKDVLLIGVLKGAVMVMADLSRELRMPVTMDWMAVSSYGSGTQSSGVVRILKDLDTDLSGKTVLIVEDIIDSGLTLSWLLSNLRSRGPESIEIFTLLRKPEAARVEIDVKYVGFDIPNQFVVGYGLDYDERYRTLRGVGILAPAVYS comes from the coding sequence ATGGAACTCACGGACGTTCAGAACGACCTGACCGAGATTCTGATCACCGAGGAGCAGATCCGCTCCCGCATCGCCGAGCTGGCACGGGAGGTGGAGCGGGACTACGCCGGCAAGGACGTCCTGCTGATCGGCGTCCTGAAGGGCGCGGTCATGGTGATGGCCGACCTGTCCCGTGAGCTCCGCATGCCCGTGACGATGGACTGGATGGCCGTCAGCTCCTACGGCAGCGGCACGCAGTCCAGCGGCGTCGTGCGCATCCTCAAAGACCTCGACACCGACCTGAGCGGCAAGACCGTCCTGATCGTCGAGGACATCATCGACTCGGGCCTCACGCTCTCGTGGCTGCTGTCGAACCTGCGCAGCCGCGGGCCCGAGTCCATCGAGATCTTCACGCTGCTGCGCAAGCCGGAGGCGGCGCGTGTCGAGATCGACGTCAAGTACGTCGGATTCGACATCCCGAACCAGTTCGTGGTCGGCTACGGCCTCGACTACGACGAGCGCTACCGCACCCTGCGCGGTGTCGGCATCCTGGCGCCCGCCGTCTACAGCTGA
- the ftsH gene encoding ATP-dependent zinc metalloprotease FtsH translates to MNVKKIFRGPILYVVLAIIIVWIGSSLITMSGFKSVSTQKGLEYLSQDKVSSAKIVDGENRVDLTLKEPDGNLGNQVQFYYVTPRGADVVKAVDDANLPKGYDDEVPQPNWFVNILGFLIPALLIGVFFWIMISGMQGGGNKVMQFGKSRAKLVTKETPKVTFDDVAGSDEAIEELQEIKDFLKEPAKFQAVGARIPKGVLLYGPPGTGKTLLARAVAGEAGVPFYSISGSDFVEMFVGVGASRVRDLFQQAKENSPAIIFIDEIDAVGRHRGAGLGGGHDEREQTLNQLLVEMDGFDPKTNVILIAATNRPDILDPALLRPGRFDRQIGVDAPDMLGRKKILEVHGRGKPLAASVDLEVLARKTPGFTGADLANVLNEAALLTARSNAQLIDNRALDEAVDRVIAGPQKRTRVMKDQEKLITAYHEGGHALAAAAMRHTDPVTKITILPRGRALGYTMVLPLEDKYSVTRNELLDQLAYAMGGRVAEEIVFHDPTTGASNDIEKATSIARKMVTEYGMSADIGSVKLGQANGEMFLGRDMGHQRDYSERIAERVDAEVRALIEKAHDEAWEVLNDNRAVLDRLAAALLEHETLDHNQIAEIFADVKKLPERPQWLSSDKRPISDVPPIPFPKAPIDAGAVDGGVDSEPPATKPKRSPAIKPRPATA, encoded by the coding sequence ATGAACGTCAAGAAGATCTTCCGCGGCCCGATCCTGTACGTCGTGCTGGCGATCATCATCGTCTGGATCGGCTCGAGCCTGATCACGATGTCGGGCTTCAAGAGCGTGTCGACGCAGAAAGGCCTGGAGTACCTCTCCCAGGACAAGGTGTCGAGCGCGAAGATCGTCGACGGTGAGAACCGTGTCGACCTGACGCTCAAGGAGCCGGACGGCAACCTGGGCAACCAGGTGCAGTTCTACTACGTCACCCCCCGCGGCGCCGACGTCGTGAAAGCGGTCGACGACGCGAACCTCCCCAAGGGCTACGACGACGAGGTCCCGCAGCCGAACTGGTTCGTCAACATCCTCGGCTTCCTCATCCCGGCTCTCCTCATCGGCGTGTTCTTCTGGATCATGATCTCCGGCATGCAGGGCGGCGGGAACAAGGTCATGCAGTTCGGCAAGTCGCGGGCGAAGCTCGTGACCAAGGAGACGCCGAAGGTCACCTTCGACGACGTCGCCGGGTCGGACGAGGCCATCGAAGAGCTGCAGGAGATCAAGGACTTCCTGAAGGAGCCGGCCAAGTTCCAGGCCGTCGGCGCCCGCATTCCGAAGGGCGTGCTGCTGTACGGCCCTCCCGGTACGGGCAAGACCCTGCTCGCCCGCGCCGTCGCGGGTGAGGCCGGTGTGCCCTTCTACTCGATCTCCGGTTCGGACTTCGTCGAGATGTTCGTCGGTGTCGGCGCCAGCCGTGTCCGCGACCTGTTCCAGCAGGCGAAGGAGAACTCGCCCGCCATCATCTTCATCGACGAGATCGACGCGGTCGGCCGCCACCGCGGCGCCGGCCTCGGCGGTGGGCACGACGAGCGCGAGCAGACGCTGAACCAGCTCCTGGTGGAGATGGACGGCTTCGACCCGAAGACCAACGTCATCCTGATCGCGGCGACCAACCGTCCCGACATCCTCGACCCCGCACTCCTGCGTCCGGGCCGCTTCGACCGCCAGATCGGCGTGGATGCGCCCGACATGCTCGGCCGGAAGAAGATCCTCGAGGTCCACGGTCGCGGCAAGCCCCTGGCGGCGTCGGTCGACCTCGAGGTGCTCGCCCGCAAGACGCCGGGCTTCACCGGCGCCGACCTGGCCAATGTCCTCAACGAGGCCGCGCTGCTCACCGCACGCTCGAACGCGCAGCTGATCGACAACCGCGCGCTCGACGAGGCCGTGGATCGCGTCATCGCCGGTCCGCAGAAGCGCACCCGGGTCATGAAAGACCAAGAGAAGCTCATCACGGCGTACCACGAGGGCGGACACGCGCTCGCCGCCGCGGCGATGCGCCACACCGACCCCGTGACGAAGATCACCATCCTGCCGCGCGGCCGCGCCCTCGGCTACACGATGGTGCTCCCGCTGGAGGACAAGTACTCGGTCACCCGCAACGAGCTCCTCGACCAGCTCGCGTACGCCATGGGCGGCCGCGTCGCCGAGGAGATCGTGTTCCACGACCCGACCACTGGAGCCTCGAACGACATCGAGAAGGCGACCTCCATCGCCCGCAAGATGGTCACCGAGTACGGCATGAGCGCTGACATCGGATCGGTCAAGCTGGGCCAGGCGAACGGCGAGATGTTCCTCGGCCGCGACATGGGCCACCAGCGCGACTACTCCGAGCGGATCGCCGAGCGTGTCGACGCCGAGGTGCGCGCCCTCATCGAGAAGGCGCACGACGAGGCGTGGGAGGTGCTCAACGACAACCGCGCGGTCCTCGACCGCCTGGCCGCCGCGCTCCTCGAACACGAGACCCTCGACCACAACCAGATCGCCGAGATCTTCGCCGACGTGAAGAAGCTGCCCGAGCGCCCGCAGTGGCTCTCCAGCGACAAGCGCCCGATCTCGGACGTCCCGCCCATCCCGTTCCCCAAGGCCCCGATCGACGCGGGCGCGGTGGACGGCGGCGTCGACTCCGAGCCGCCGGCGACGAAGCCGAAGCGTTCGCCCGCGATCAAGCCGCGCCCGGCGACCGCCTAG
- the folE gene encoding GTP cyclohydrolase I, with amino-acid sequence MSGIDRPRIEAAVAEILAAIGEDPSRPGLESTPSRVADSYAEFFAGIGRDAAAELGEPVPLEQGHQADTVLLRDIEFRSVCEHHLLPFLGVAHVAYLPGDSVIGLGRIPRAIETLASRPQIQERLTEQIADTIEQGAAARGVLVVLDAAHSCVTTRGARQSGSTTVTVAARGAYTDPVVRAELIALIGRGVK; translated from the coding sequence ATGAGCGGCATCGATCGTCCGCGCATCGAAGCGGCCGTCGCCGAGATCCTCGCCGCCATCGGCGAGGATCCGTCGCGTCCGGGCCTCGAGAGCACGCCGTCGCGTGTTGCGGACTCGTACGCCGAGTTCTTCGCGGGGATCGGCCGGGATGCCGCTGCCGAGTTGGGTGAGCCGGTGCCGCTCGAACAGGGCCACCAGGCCGATACCGTGTTGCTGCGCGACATCGAGTTCCGCTCCGTCTGCGAGCACCACCTGCTGCCCTTCCTCGGCGTCGCCCACGTCGCGTACCTGCCGGGAGACAGCGTCATCGGGCTGGGACGCATCCCGCGCGCGATCGAGACGCTCGCGTCGCGTCCGCAGATCCAGGAGCGCCTGACAGAGCAGATCGCCGACACGATCGAGCAGGGCGCTGCCGCACGCGGTGTGCTCGTCGTGCTCGATGCAGCGCACTCCTGCGTCACGACCCGTGGCGCCCGGCAGTCAGGCAGCACGACCGTGACCGTCGCCGCCCGTGGGGCGTACACCGACCCCGTGGTGCGGGCCGAGCTCATCGCGTTGATCGGACGCGGCGTCAAGTGA
- the folP gene encoding dihydropteroate synthase, which translates to MTLIMGVLNVTPDSFSDGGLWLEPDAAIAHGLDLVAQGADMVDVGGESTRPGAASVDPVDEQARVVPVIRELASRGVTVSVDTLNASTARAAVEAGAAIINDVSGGLADERMPDVVLETGAQYVAMHWRGRLDAADSRAVYEHTVAEVRAELSARVTDLVRRGIDPAKLILDPGLGFSKNARHNWQVLAGLHEIETLGYPVLIGASRKRFLGALLPEGAPAEARDAPTAVISALAAQAGAWAVRVHDVPSTRIALDVVRAWQAGRDE; encoded by the coding sequence GTGACCCTCATCATGGGCGTCCTCAACGTGACGCCGGACTCGTTCAGCGACGGCGGGCTCTGGCTGGAGCCCGACGCCGCCATCGCGCACGGCCTCGACCTGGTCGCCCAGGGCGCCGACATGGTCGACGTCGGCGGCGAGTCGACCCGGCCCGGCGCCGCGAGCGTCGACCCGGTCGACGAGCAGGCCCGCGTCGTCCCCGTGATCCGCGAGCTGGCCTCCCGCGGGGTGACGGTCAGCGTCGACACCCTCAACGCGTCCACCGCACGGGCCGCGGTCGAGGCGGGCGCGGCGATCATCAACGACGTCTCGGGCGGCCTCGCCGACGAGCGGATGCCGGACGTCGTGCTCGAGACGGGCGCCCAGTACGTCGCGATGCATTGGCGCGGCCGGCTCGACGCGGCCGACTCGCGGGCCGTCTACGAGCACACGGTGGCGGAGGTCCGGGCGGAGCTCTCCGCGCGCGTCACCGACCTGGTGCGGCGCGGCATCGACCCGGCCAAGCTCATCCTCGACCCCGGCCTCGGCTTCTCGAAGAACGCACGGCACAACTGGCAGGTCCTCGCCGGGCTGCACGAGATCGAGACGCTGGGGTACCCGGTGCTGATCGGTGCATCCCGCAAACGGTTCCTGGGGGCGTTGCTGCCGGAGGGGGCGCCGGCGGAGGCGCGCGACGCCCCGACGGCCGTCATCTCGGCGCTGGCCGCGCAGGCGGGCGCGTGGGCCGTCCGTGTCCACGATGTTCCGTCGACGCGGATCGCCCTCGACGTGGTGCGGGCATGGCAAGCTGGACGCGATGAGTAG
- the folB gene encoding dihydroneopterin aldolase has translation MSSIQPRPADSIILTGLRVRANHGVFDFERADGQDFVVDVTAWLDLSVAAAGDDLASTVHYGELAEEVVAAVERDPVDLIETVAERVATTVLAHEPVDVVEVTVHKPQAPISVPFGDVAVRITRGRA, from the coding sequence ATGAGTAGCATCCAGCCGCGGCCCGCCGACTCGATCATCCTGACCGGTCTGCGCGTCCGCGCCAACCACGGAGTGTTCGACTTCGAGCGCGCCGACGGGCAGGACTTCGTCGTCGACGTCACGGCCTGGCTCGACCTCTCGGTCGCGGCGGCCGGTGACGACCTCGCATCGACCGTCCACTACGGCGAGCTCGCCGAAGAAGTGGTGGCGGCCGTCGAGCGGGACCCCGTCGATCTCATCGAGACCGTCGCCGAGCGGGTCGCCACGACCGTGCTGGCGCACGAGCCGGTGGATGTCGTCGAGGTGACCGTCCACAAGCCGCAGGCGCCGATCAGCGTGCCGTTCGGGGATGTCGCCGTGCGCATCACGCGGGGGCGCGCATGA
- the folK gene encoding 2-amino-4-hydroxy-6-hydroxymethyldihydropteridine diphosphokinase: MNAAPLGKPVRMRVGVPAVLAFGSNLGDRAGTIHAAVDALREEAGVDVQSVSRLYETPALKPDGIDAEAPAYLNAVALVRTLLDPLALLGVVNSVEDRLGRVREEHWGDRTIDIDIVDYDGMVSDDDPRIVLPHPRAHERAFVLVPWLDVDPDARLTGFGSVAELAARATDPVRLWEGRS, encoded by the coding sequence ATGAACGCCGCGCCGCTGGGGAAGCCGGTCCGCATGCGGGTCGGCGTTCCGGCCGTGCTCGCGTTCGGGAGCAACCTCGGCGACCGCGCCGGCACCATCCATGCGGCCGTTGATGCGCTGCGCGAGGAGGCCGGGGTCGATGTGCAGTCGGTCTCGCGGCTGTACGAGACGCCCGCGCTGAAGCCCGACGGGATCGACGCGGAGGCGCCCGCCTACCTCAACGCGGTGGCGCTCGTCCGCACCCTGCTCGATCCGCTCGCGCTGCTCGGCGTCGTCAACAGCGTCGAGGACCGGCTGGGCCGCGTCCGCGAGGAGCATTGGGGCGACCGCACCATCGATATCGACATCGTCGACTACGACGGGATGGTGTCCGACGACGACCCGCGCATCGTGCTGCCGCATCCGCGGGCACACGAGCGTGCCTTCGTCCTCGTGCCGTGGCTCGACGTCGACCCGGATGCCCGGCTTACCGGCTTCGGATCGGTCGCCGAGCTCGCCGCTCGCGCCACCGATCCCGTCCGTCTCTGGGAGGGCCGCTCGTGA
- a CDS encoding DUF3180 domain-containing protein, which produces MKRTRPSSLIGLGVAGLVVGFLAELAAAGMGQPVFIPPLTLPITLVAVAIIVIAFALPIRRAVRGRSVRRIDPFQATRIVVLAKACGLSGALLTGIGIGIGAYLLSRDVLPGGNAILLTALTTAGAVILLVAGLVAELFCTLPPGDDDDRTETVNARSD; this is translated from the coding sequence GTGAAGCGCACCCGTCCGAGCTCGCTGATCGGCCTCGGCGTCGCCGGGCTCGTCGTCGGCTTCCTCGCCGAGCTGGCCGCCGCCGGCATGGGCCAGCCCGTGTTCATCCCGCCGCTGACGCTGCCGATCACACTGGTGGCGGTGGCGATCATCGTCATCGCGTTCGCCCTGCCGATCCGCCGTGCCGTGCGCGGGCGGAGCGTTCGCCGCATCGACCCGTTCCAGGCCACCCGGATCGTCGTGCTCGCCAAAGCGTGCGGGCTGAGCGGTGCGCTGCTCACGGGCATCGGCATCGGGATCGGCGCCTACCTGCTCAGCCGCGACGTCCTGCCGGGCGGCAACGCCATCCTGCTTACCGCGCTCACGACGGCCGGAGCGGTGATCCTGCTCGTCGCCGGTCTCGTCGCCGAGCTGTTCTGCACCCTGCCCCCGGGCGACGACGACGACCGCACGGAGACCGTGAATGCCCGATCGGATTGA
- a CDS encoding PH domain-containing protein — MPDRIDLNVGEWRRVSPKYVLVVIASTVITGLVLAAASLFLWLVGGWPFGWVALVVVVVISVIALIIAPRRARSIGYRLRDDDLLFRRGIMFQRFVSVPYGRMQLIDINRGPVSRMLGLADLKFVTAAASTGVMVPGLPEPEAAELRDRLVELAESRRAGL, encoded by the coding sequence ATGCCCGATCGGATTGACCTCAACGTCGGCGAGTGGCGCCGCGTCTCGCCCAAGTACGTCCTCGTCGTCATCGCGAGCACGGTGATCACCGGGCTCGTGCTCGCGGCGGCGTCGCTGTTCCTGTGGCTGGTGGGCGGCTGGCCGTTCGGCTGGGTGGCGCTCGTCGTCGTGGTCGTCATCTCGGTGATCGCGCTGATCATCGCGCCGCGCCGCGCCCGCTCGATCGGGTACCGGCTGCGCGACGACGACCTGCTGTTCCGCCGCGGCATCATGTTCCAGCGCTTCGTGTCGGTTCCGTACGGGCGCATGCAGCTGATCGACATCAACAGGGGACCGGTCAGCCGGATGCTCGGACTGGCCGACCTCAAGTTCGTCACGGCCGCCGCATCCACCGGTGTGATGGTCCCTGGCCTCCCGGAGCCGGAGGCCGCCGAGCTTCGCGACCGGCTCGTCGAGCTGGCGGAGAGCAGACGGGCGGGACTGTGA
- a CDS encoding PH domain-containing protein: MSAPDGGAPAGPPVGRPLTRAERAAERYTDGEWHRLHPATPLLRGGIVFIALFGFVLSNLRERLIGFFVGAPEYGGDPLDAIYNHGWEGWALLGVAVVLLLCFGAFYLSWRMHSFRITGDAVEVRSGILFRTQRKARLDRIQGINVVRPVLARIFGAAKLDVSVAGHDANVQLAYLGSSLADGLRADVLRLASGVRAAEAAEAAEAEAAAAGGAAAVAVDESGSDTPAGAATGGGAPSRAAAVGDLVGRRVNEFLAPELDPNAAPPESVVKIPPLRLLGSLLLSGFTVFVLVVIAFLIWGASSGELWLLIVVLPGLIGSASFYINRFTKSLRYSIAGTPDGVRVGFGLLSTSNETLPPGRIHAVEVLQPLLWRPFGWWQIRIDTAGHSREKGAAGQPNTTMLPVGDAADVFRVLSLVLPGFATDGHRELIESGMTSAGRDAFVGSPRRAVWIRPFSWQRTGYRVVDDAILLRRGFVWRSLAIVPLARLQSLELQQGPLDAALGLAEARFHTVSGPVHPRLAAIDAPNGVRLFEEVSTRAVAAAAADRSHRWGQATNHTEKEH, translated from the coding sequence GTGAGCGCCCCGGATGGCGGCGCGCCGGCGGGTCCGCCCGTCGGCCGCCCTCTGACGCGTGCGGAGCGCGCCGCTGAGCGGTACACCGACGGCGAGTGGCACCGGCTGCATCCCGCGACGCCCCTGCTTCGCGGCGGCATCGTGTTCATCGCCCTGTTCGGATTCGTTCTCTCGAACCTGCGTGAGCGCCTGATCGGCTTCTTCGTCGGCGCGCCCGAGTACGGCGGAGACCCGCTGGACGCGATCTACAACCACGGGTGGGAGGGCTGGGCTCTGCTCGGGGTGGCGGTCGTGCTGCTGCTCTGCTTCGGGGCCTTCTACCTCTCGTGGCGCATGCACAGCTTCCGGATCACAGGCGATGCGGTCGAAGTGCGCAGCGGCATCCTGTTCCGCACGCAGCGCAAGGCGCGGCTCGACCGCATTCAGGGCATCAACGTCGTGCGGCCGGTGCTGGCGCGCATCTTCGGAGCGGCCAAGCTGGATGTGTCGGTCGCCGGACACGATGCGAACGTGCAGCTGGCCTACCTGGGCTCGTCGCTGGCGGACGGCCTGCGAGCAGACGTGCTGCGGCTGGCCTCGGGCGTGCGGGCGGCGGAAGCTGCGGAGGCGGCGGAGGCCGAGGCGGCAGCGGCGGGCGGTGCGGCCGCGGTTGCCGTCGACGAGAGCGGCTCGGATACACCGGCAGGCGCGGCGACGGGCGGAGGTGCTCCTTCCCGTGCGGCCGCAGTCGGGGACCTCGTCGGCCGTCGCGTGAATGAGTTCCTCGCGCCCGAGCTGGATCCGAACGCCGCGCCGCCGGAGTCGGTCGTCAAGATCCCGCCGCTGCGGCTGCTGGGCTCGCTCCTGCTGAGCGGCTTCACGGTGTTCGTGCTGGTCGTGATCGCCTTCCTGATCTGGGGTGCGTCGAGCGGCGAGCTGTGGCTCCTCATCGTCGTGCTGCCCGGTCTGATCGGGTCCGCCAGCTTCTACATCAACCGCTTCACGAAGTCGTTGCGGTACTCGATCGCCGGGACCCCGGACGGAGTGCGTGTCGGCTTCGGTCTGCTGAGCACGAGCAACGAGACGCTGCCGCCCGGGCGCATCCATGCCGTGGAGGTGCTGCAGCCGCTGCTGTGGCGTCCGTTCGGCTGGTGGCAGATCCGGATCGACACCGCGGGCCATTCGCGCGAGAAGGGCGCGGCTGGACAGCCGAACACGACGATGCTTCCTGTCGGCGACGCGGCTGACGTCTTCCGTGTGCTGTCGCTGGTGCTGCCGGGCTTCGCAACGGACGGGCACCGGGAGCTGATCGAATCCGGGATGACGTCGGCCGGGCGGGACGCGTTCGTCGGCAGTCCGCGTCGGGCGGTGTGGATCCGTCCGTTCTCCTGGCAGCGCACCGGATACCGCGTGGTCGATGACGCGATCCTGCTGCGCCGCGGGTTCGTCTGGCGGAGTCTCGCGATCGTGCCGCTCGCGCGTCTGCAGAGCCTGGAGCTCCAGCAGGGTCCTCTGGATGCGGCCCTCGGGCTGGCCGAGGCGCGGTTCCACACCGTGTCCGGCCCGGTCCACCCGCGGCTGGCGGCGATCGACGCACCGAACGGTGTCCGGCTGTTCGAGGAGGTCTCGACGCGGGCCGTCGCCGCGGCGGCCGCGGACCGGAGCCACCGGTGGGGGCAGGCCACGAACCATACCGAGAAGGAGCACTGA